Proteins from a single region of Hordeum vulgare subsp. vulgare chromosome 6H, MorexV3_pseudomolecules_assembly, whole genome shotgun sequence:
- the LOC123404804 gene encoding serine/arginine-rich splicing factor RSZ21-like, whose product MARLYVGNLDARVTAGELEDEFRVFGVLRSVWVARKPPGFAFIDFDDKRDAEDALRDLDGKNGWRVELSRNDRGDRGGRGGGGGGGGGGRDRGGSDMKCYECGESGHFARECRLRIGAGGLGSGRRRSRSRSRSRSPRYRRSPSYGRRSYSPRDRSPRRRSASPAPARGRSYSKSPVRARDDSPDAKGYRRSRS is encoded by the exons ATGGCCCGCTTGTATGTTGGCAACTTGGATGCCCGGGTGACTGCTGGGGAACTTGAAGATGAGTTTCGTGTGTTTGGAGTTTTGCGAAG TGTATGGGTTGCACGTAAACCACCTGGTTTTGCGTTTATTGATTTTGATGACAAGCGGGATGCTGAAGATGCACTTCGTGATCTAGATG GCAAGAATGGATGGAGGGTTGAGCTGTCTCGCAATGACCGTGGTGACCGTGGaggccgtggtggtggtggtggtggtggcggcggcggtcgtGATCGTGGTGGGTCTGATATGAAATGCTATGAATGTGGTGAATCTGGGCACTTTGCTCGTGAATGTCGTCTGCGTATTGGTGCTGGGGGTCTGGGCAGTGGAAGGCGTCGCAGCAGGAGCCGCAGCCGCAGCCGCAGTCCTAGGTACCGCAGGAGTCCGAGCTATGGCAGAAG AAGTTACAGCCCTCGTGATCGCTCTCCAAGACGCCGCAGTGCTTCTCCAGCCCCAGCCCGTGGTCGCAGCTATAGCAAGTCACCAGTCCGTGCCAGGGATGATTCTCCTGATGCTAAAGG GTATCGCCGCAGCCGGAGTTAG